Part of the Vigna radiata var. radiata cultivar VC1973A unplaced genomic scaffold, Vradiata_ver6 scaffold_43, whole genome shotgun sequence genome is shown below.
CAAACTGAAATACCATCAATGCAATGCAATATAAACCAAGTTTCCTTCCTCTTTATTGTCCTTTGCATCATAAAATAATGAAGAGAAAATCGGCACAAGTATATATCAAGTTGGCATTGTGTCTACATCGGGTGGGGAAGAAAAACAGTTAATCACAGTAACAAGGAGCAATTAATTTGATTGGCTTAAGAAGGTGTAGAAGAAATCAAAGTTTAACCAGccatgtgtatatatattatcaagGGGAAATTTTTGGCATATTAATCATATGAATACTCTCCTTTTTCTTAACTGGCTTTATTCCAGCTTGATGCATGATGATAATTAAGAGAGAAATAAAtggaataattgtttttattaggCTGCAAGTTTAACCAAAATAGGAGATATTATCAGTTGAAATAGTGGTGTAAGTGGTGGGATCTCTGTGTTGGATGTACatggaagaagaggaagaagtttGAGGAATAGAAGGAGGTGgaagtggtggtggtggaggaggtgGTGGAGGTGGAGCAGCGATTGAAACAGCCCCAGATGAAGGAAGCATTGCAACATGAGAGGAGGGTATCATGTGAGCTTCCCTGAGTTTGTATTTAAGTATTTCAGCTCTCACTACATTAAGTTCAGCTTGTAAAGATTGAACTTGTTGCTGCAAACCAGAAATTGCACCCATGCATCCATACACAGGGTCTCTTAGCCTCACATTAGCTTCATAAACTAGACTATTTGCTGCATCAGCTCTCTGACACTCTGGTACTTCCTATAACaacacattttaataatatgattaattaaaatctaCAACATCAGATAATTagttattcatatatatatttaccaTGAGCATCTTTGAGACGTTACTGGCACCAAAAACTTTGTGGACTGAAGCAAACTTTTGAGGCTCATGGGGAGAGAAATATGGTGAAAAGGGACATTCTTGGGCACATCTTCTTCTCAACAACTTACATGCTGCACAAGGGGTGATGGTATTTAGGGTTCCAGGAGGACCTAACATGTGTCTTCTTCCCATTTGAGAAGAAACATCTCCTTCCCTTTTGATCTTCTTCCCTATCTCATCAAATCTCTCCCTGCACCACAACCATTGATTGAAAAGAAACATATAATAAGTATAAGAAGAAGATAATAGAAAAGAGATTTATGTGTCTTACCTTTCTCTGGACATTCAGGCATGCCCTCTGATTATGAAGTAGGATTCAGCTTAGGGAGAGAATATAGAGAGAGGTGCTTCTTAGAGagttgagaaagtgaagaagaaaggaaaatagaGGTAGAAAATGAGTGTGCTTAAAAGGCAAGGTATACATACAAAAGGACAAGTCCAgctatatttatttcaattacaTGAGTGAAAGAAGCTTGTTTTATTCGTTGCTAATGTCTTAAACCTCTCTTGGTTTATGAAGGAGGATTTCAGGAATTATAGattacttt
Proteins encoded:
- the LOC106752730 gene encoding LOB domain-containing protein 15, producing MSRERERFDEIGKKIKREGDVSSQMGRRHMLGPPGTLNTITPCAACKLLRRRCAQECPFSPYFSPHEPQKFASVHKVFGASNVSKMLMEVPECQRADAANSLVYEANVRLRDPVYGCMGAISGLQQQVQSLQAELNVVRAEILKYKLREAHMIPSSHVAMLPSSGAVSIAAPPPPPPPPPPLPPPSIPQTSSSSSMYIQHRDPTTYTTISTDNISYFG